A segment of the Bacteroidales bacterium genome:
CACATAGTAATCCTGGGTGCTCGCGTTCTTTGAATTATCGCTGATATCAATAAGACCCATCACACCGCGGAAACCAATACCCATCCGAAGTGTACTGGCACTGTTAAGCCCAAAATCTAAGCCGGCGCCATAAGCAATACCAAGGTCACCTTTTCTAACGGCCAATACAGCTTCACCAGTTGCTGAACCATTTCCGCCTGACGCAGTAAGCTCGCTTCCAACACTAAAACCAATCTGTGGGCCTGCAACAACAGTAAAGTTAAAAGGCTGTGTTTTACCTGTGTTCAAAGATAGAAGCAACGGAATGTTCACATAGCGTAATAAAATTTCGCGTTCAACATCTTCTTCCTTGTATTTCTGTGCAATAGCGGAATAAATAATCTCGCCTTGGACTCCGACATGCTCAGAGAAATGGTACCCAAGAAGTATCCCACCACCATAACCCATTGTTAGTTTGCCCTTAATTGTGCCACCATCAGAAGTCTTAATGTTTAAGGCAGAGAATGTTGGCATAAACCTAAGGCCTACTTCACCTGTCTGTGCTTTGGTATTTATGGGGCCTGCAAATAATAAAGCTGTAACAGACACATACAATACCCATCTTATACTTAATTTTTTCATTTTGTTTATCATTTTAGTTTTTCTTCAAACAATGTGCAAAGGTCATGTAATAAAATGCCTGATGCATTACATAATTATG
Coding sequences within it:
- a CDS encoding PorT family protein, with the translated sequence MKKLSIRWVLYVSVTALLFAGPINTKAQTGEVGLRFMPTFSALNIKTSDGGTIKGKLTMGYGGGILLGYHFSEHVGVQGEIIYSAIAQKYKEEDVEREILLRYVNIPLLLSLNTGKTQPFNFTVVAGPQIGFSVGSELTASGGNGSATGEAVLAVRKGDLGIAYGAGLDFGLNSASTLRMGIGFRGVMGLIDISDNSKNASTQDYYVLDKNRMRTYAGYIGVSYLF